In one Brassica oleracea var. oleracea cultivar TO1000 chromosome C9, BOL, whole genome shotgun sequence genomic region, the following are encoded:
- the LOC106319338 gene encoding shaggy-related protein kinase theta isoform X1, giving the protein MNVMRRLKSIASGRTSISSDPGGDYGLKRAKLDQDNDKLCTAGDDPMQVDQTSSSSSSSREMRNTDMVSQECVAGTSNVPPPAAAAATVDAQLPEVMTDMRIRDERNANREDKDMEPTVVNGSGTETGQVITTTVGGRDGKPKQTISYMAQRVVGTGSFGVVFQAKCLETGEQVAIKKVLQDKRYKNRELQIMRLQDHPNVVRLRHSFFSTTEKDELYLNLVLEFVPETVYRALKHYTKMNQHMPIILVQLYTYQICRALNYLHRVVGVCHRDIKPQNLLVNSQTNQLKICDFGSAKMLVPGEPNISYICSRYYRAPELIFGATEYTNAIDMWSGGCVMAELLLGQPLFPGESGIDQLVEIIKILGTPTREEIRCMNPNYTEFKFPQIKAHPWHKIFQKRMPPEAVDLVSRLLQYSPNLRCTALEACAHPFFDDLRDPNVLLPNGRAMPPLFNFTPQELAGASTELRQRLIPAHWQGTGSSS; this is encoded by the exons ATGAACGTGATGCGTCGTCTCAAGAGCATTGCCTCGGGTCGGACCTCCATTTCTTCCGATCCT GGAGGGGACTATGGGCTCAAGAGAGCCAAGCTTGATCAAGACAACGATAAATTATGTACTGCTGGTGATGATCCGATGCAGGTTGACCAAACGTCTTCTTCATCTTCCTCTTCTCGTGAAATGAGAAATACAGACATGGTTTCTCAAGAATGTGTTGCCGGAACCTCAAATGTGCCTCCTCCTGCTGCTGCTGCTGCCACCGTTGATGCTCAGCTTCCGGAAGTGATGACCGATATGAGAATTAGAGACGAGCGTAATGCCAACCGCGAGGACAAG GATATGGAACCAACTGTTGTAAATGGCAGCGGTACTGAAACGGGTCAAGTTATTACAACCACTGTCGGAGGTCGAGATGGAAAGCCTAAGCAG ACAATCTCATACATGGCCCAGAGAGTGGTTGGAACAGGCTCATTCGGAGTTGTGTTCCAG GCCAAGTGTCTGGAAACGGGTGAACAAGTTGCAATTAAGAAGGTTCTGCAGGATAAAAGATACAAGAACAGAGAACTTCAGATCATGCGCTTGCAAGACCATCCCAATGTTGTGCGGCTAAGGCACTCTTTCTTTTCGACAACCGAGAAGGATGAGCTCTATCTTAACCTTGTCCTTGAGTTTGTTCCCGAAACTGTATACAGAGCATTAAAGCACTATACCAAAATGAATCAGCATATGCCAATTATCCTTGTTCAGCTTTACACCTATCAG ATATGCCGTGCGCTGAACTACTTACATCGTGTGGTTGGGGTATGTCATCGTGACATCAAGCCACAAAATCTACTG GTTAATTCACAAACCAATCAATTAAAAATATGCGATTTTGGAAGCGCAAAGATGTTG GTGCCAGGTGAACCGAACATATCCTATATATGCTCACGGTACTACAGGGCCCCAGAACTTATATTCGGGGCTACGGAGTATACCAATGCCATTGACATGTGGTCTGGTGGTTGTGTTATGGCAGAGCTTTTACTCGGCCAA CCACTGTTTCCTGGGGAAAGTGGCATTGATCAGCTGGTGGAGATTATCAAG ATTCTTGGTACGCCGACGAGAGAAGAAATAAGGTGTATGAATCCCAATTACACAGAGTTCAAGTTCCCTCAAATTAAAGCTCACCCGTGGCACAAG ATTTTCCAAAAGCGAATGCCACCTGAAGCAGTAGACCTCGTCTCAAGACTCCTCCAGTATTCACCAAACCTCCGTTGCACTGCA TTGGAAGCATGTGCACACCCCTTCTTCGATGACTTGCGGGACCCGAATGTTTTACTGCCAAATGGAAGAGCAATGCCTCCATTGTTTAACTTCACTCCCCAAG AACTTGCGGGTGCATCAACAGAGCTGAGACAGCGTCTCATTCCAGCGCATTGGCAGGGAACGGGAAGTAGCTCTTAG
- the LOC106313502 gene encoding probable serine/threonine-protein kinase At5g41260 yields the protein MGGQCSNLGCCRKSSHKTAVLEAPPHLENGDNSDVTDVPAFREYTLDQLKSATSGFAVEYIVSEHGEKAPNVVYRGKLENQKKIAVKRFTRMAWPDARQFLEEARSVGQLRSERMANLLGCCCEGDERLLVAEFMPNETLAKHLFHWETQPMKWTMRLRVVLYLAQALEYCTNQERTLYHDLNAYRVLFDEECNPRLSTFGLMKNSRDGKSYSTNLAFTPPEYLRTGRITPESVIYSFGTLLLDLLSGKHIPPSHALDLIRDRNLQTLTDSCLDGQFSDSDGTELVRLASRCLQYEARERPNPKSLVTALTPLQKDTEVPSHVLMGLPHSGSVSPLSPLGETCSRKDLTAMLEILEKLGYKDDEGVTNELSFHMWTDQMQESLNFKKKGDVAFRQKDFREAIECYTQFIDGGMISPTVCARRSLCYLMSDMPKEALDDAIQAQVISPVWHVASYLQSASLSFLGMENESQIALKDGSNLESKRN from the exons ATGGGAGGTCAATGCTCTAACCTCGGTTGCTGTCGCAAATCATCACACAAGACAGCTGTTCTCGAAGCTCCTCCTCATCTTG AGAATGGAGACAATAGTGACGTCACCGACGTGCCTGCTTTTCGTGAGTACACATTAGACCAGCTCAAGTCAGCTACTTCTGGCTTTGCCGTGGAATATATTGTCTCTGAGCATGGTGAAAAGGCTCCTAATGTCGTCTATAGAGGGAAGCTGGAGAACCAGAAGAAGATTGCAGTCAAGCGTTTCACGAGAATGGCATGGCCTGACGCTCGACAGTTCCTC GAGGAAGCGAGGTCCGTTGGTCAGCTGAGGAGTGAGAGGATGGCTAATTTGCTCGGCTGTTGCTGCGAAGGTGACGAGAGGTTGCTTGTGGCTGAGTTTATGCCCAATGAAACGCTAGCCAAACACCTTTTCCATT GGGAAACACAACCTATGAAATGGACAATGAGGCTACGTGTTGTTTTGTATCTAGCACAAGCTCTTGAGTACTGCACCAACCAAGAGCGTACTCTTTACCACGACCTCAATGCTTACCGCGTGTTATTTGATGAG GAGTGCAATCCAAGACTTTCTACTTTTGGCTTGATGAAGAATAGTCGAGATGGGAAAAGTTACAGCACCAATCTTGCTTTCACCCCTCCTGAATATCTCCGAACTG GGAGGATTACTCCAGAGAGTGTGATATACAGCTTTGGCACTCTTCTGCTTGATCTTCTCAGCGGAAAACATATACCTCCTAGCCAT GCACTTGATCTGATTAGGGACAGAAATCTCCAGACGCTGACTGATTCATGCTTAGATGGGCAATTCTCTGACAGCGATGGCACAGAGCTAGTACGCCTGGCTTCTCGTTGTCTGCAGTACGAAGCTCGTGAGAGGCCAAACCCAAAATCTTTGGTCACTGCCTTGACGCCACTTCAAAAGGACACAGAG GTCCCATCCCATGTTCTAATGGGTCTGCCCCACAGTGGCTCGGTGTCTCCCCTGTCCCCTCTTGGTGAGACTTGTTCAAGAAAGGACCTGACCGCTATGCTTGAGATATTGGAGAAACTTGGATACAAAGACGACGAGGGTGTCACCAATGAG CTCTCGTTTCATATGTGGACAGACCAGATGCAAGAGTCTTTGAACTTTAAGAAGAAGGGTGATGTAGCTTTCAGGCAAAAAGACTTTAGAGAGGCCATTGAGTGTTACACGCAG TTCATAGATGGAGGAATGATCTCTCCAACAGTGTGTGCACGGCGTAGCCTGTGTTACCTAATGAGTGACATGCCTAAAGAAGCATTAGACGATGCAATTCAAGCACAAGTGATCTCTCCCGTGTGGCATGTGGCGTCTTATCTCCAGTCTGCTTCCCTTTCCTTCCTTGGAATGGAGAACGAATCACAAATCGCACTTAAAGATGGCTCTAACCTTGAATCTAAGAGGAACTGA
- the LOC106319338 gene encoding shaggy-related protein kinase theta isoform X2 has protein sequence MNVMRRLKSIASGRTSISSDPGGDYGLKRAKLDQDNDKLCTAGDDPMQVDQTSSSSSSSREMRNTDMVSQECVAGTSNVPPEVMTDMRIRDERNANREDKDMEPTVVNGSGTETGQVITTTVGGRDGKPKQTISYMAQRVVGTGSFGVVFQAKCLETGEQVAIKKVLQDKRYKNRELQIMRLQDHPNVVRLRHSFFSTTEKDELYLNLVLEFVPETVYRALKHYTKMNQHMPIILVQLYTYQICRALNYLHRVVGVCHRDIKPQNLLVNSQTNQLKICDFGSAKMLVPGEPNISYICSRYYRAPELIFGATEYTNAIDMWSGGCVMAELLLGQPLFPGESGIDQLVEIIKILGTPTREEIRCMNPNYTEFKFPQIKAHPWHKIFQKRMPPEAVDLVSRLLQYSPNLRCTALEACAHPFFDDLRDPNVLLPNGRAMPPLFNFTPQELAGASTELRQRLIPAHWQGTGSSS, from the exons ATGAACGTGATGCGTCGTCTCAAGAGCATTGCCTCGGGTCGGACCTCCATTTCTTCCGATCCT GGAGGGGACTATGGGCTCAAGAGAGCCAAGCTTGATCAAGACAACGATAAATTATGTACTGCTGGTGATGATCCGATGCAGGTTGACCAAACGTCTTCTTCATCTTCCTCTTCTCGTGAAATGAGAAATACAGACATGGTTTCTCAAGAATGTGTTGCCGGAACCTCAAATGTGCC TCCGGAAGTGATGACCGATATGAGAATTAGAGACGAGCGTAATGCCAACCGCGAGGACAAG GATATGGAACCAACTGTTGTAAATGGCAGCGGTACTGAAACGGGTCAAGTTATTACAACCACTGTCGGAGGTCGAGATGGAAAGCCTAAGCAG ACAATCTCATACATGGCCCAGAGAGTGGTTGGAACAGGCTCATTCGGAGTTGTGTTCCAG GCCAAGTGTCTGGAAACGGGTGAACAAGTTGCAATTAAGAAGGTTCTGCAGGATAAAAGATACAAGAACAGAGAACTTCAGATCATGCGCTTGCAAGACCATCCCAATGTTGTGCGGCTAAGGCACTCTTTCTTTTCGACAACCGAGAAGGATGAGCTCTATCTTAACCTTGTCCTTGAGTTTGTTCCCGAAACTGTATACAGAGCATTAAAGCACTATACCAAAATGAATCAGCATATGCCAATTATCCTTGTTCAGCTTTACACCTATCAG ATATGCCGTGCGCTGAACTACTTACATCGTGTGGTTGGGGTATGTCATCGTGACATCAAGCCACAAAATCTACTG GTTAATTCACAAACCAATCAATTAAAAATATGCGATTTTGGAAGCGCAAAGATGTTG GTGCCAGGTGAACCGAACATATCCTATATATGCTCACGGTACTACAGGGCCCCAGAACTTATATTCGGGGCTACGGAGTATACCAATGCCATTGACATGTGGTCTGGTGGTTGTGTTATGGCAGAGCTTTTACTCGGCCAA CCACTGTTTCCTGGGGAAAGTGGCATTGATCAGCTGGTGGAGATTATCAAG ATTCTTGGTACGCCGACGAGAGAAGAAATAAGGTGTATGAATCCCAATTACACAGAGTTCAAGTTCCCTCAAATTAAAGCTCACCCGTGGCACAAG ATTTTCCAAAAGCGAATGCCACCTGAAGCAGTAGACCTCGTCTCAAGACTCCTCCAGTATTCACCAAACCTCCGTTGCACTGCA TTGGAAGCATGTGCACACCCCTTCTTCGATGACTTGCGGGACCCGAATGTTTTACTGCCAAATGGAAGAGCAATGCCTCCATTGTTTAACTTCACTCCCCAAG AACTTGCGGGTGCATCAACAGAGCTGAGACAGCGTCTCATTCCAGCGCATTGGCAGGGAACGGGAAGTAGCTCTTAG
- the LOC106318733 gene encoding homeobox-leucine zipper protein ANTHOCYANINLESS 2 — MNFGSLFDNTTGGVPTGLAYGNHTTATTVIPGGAMSHIAAASLFSPPINTKSIYSSSGLSLTLEQPERGTSMRNNNGAGGDIFDGSGKNRRSREEEHESRSGSDNVEGISGEDQDADDNKPPKKKRYHRHTPQQIQELESMFKECPHPDEKQRLELSKRLCLETRQVKFWFQNRRTQMKTQLERHENALLRQENDKLRAENMSIREAMRNPTCNICGGPAMLGDVSIEEHHLRIENARLKDELDRVFNLTGKFLGHHHNNHTSSLELGVGTNNNGGNFAFPPDFNGGGGCLPPPQQATVINGVDQRSVLLELALTAMDELLKLAQSDEPLWVKSLDGERDELNHEEYMRTFSSTKPNGLVTEASRTSGMVIINSLSLVETLMDSDRWTEMFPCIVARSTTTDVISGGMAGTRNGAIQLMNAELQVLSPLVPVRNVNFLRFCKQHAEGVWAVVDVSIDTVRENSGGSTVVIRRLPSGCVVQDMSNGYSKVTWVEHAEYDENQIHHLYRPLLRSGLGFGSQRWVATLQRQCECLAILMSSSVTSHDDTSISPGGRKSMLKLAQRMTINFCSGISAPSVHSWSKLTVGNVDPDVRIMTRKSVDDPSEAPGIVLSAATSVWLPASPQRLFDFLRNERMRCEWDILSNGGPMQEMAHIAKGQDQGNSVSLLRSNPMNANQSSMLILQETCIDASGALVVYAPVDIPAMHVVMNGGDSSYVALLPSGFAVLPDGGFDGVSGDGEQRPVGGGSLLTVAFQILVNNLPTAKLTVESVETVNSLISCTVQKIRTALQCEN, encoded by the exons ATGAACTTCGGTAGTCTCTTCGACAATACGACCGGTGGTGTCCCCACTGGTTTAGCTTATGGCAACCACACCACCGCAACTACCGTAATACCCGGCGGTGCTATGTCTCATATTGCGGCGGCGAGCCTCTTCTCTCCTCCTATCAATACCAAATCCATTTACTCCTCTTCTGGCCTCTCTCTAACGCTC GAACAACCGGAGAGAGGAACATCCATGAGGAATAATAACGGAGCTGGAGGCGATATTTTCGATGGGAGCGGTAAGAACAGGAGGAGCCGAGAGGAAGAGCATGAGAGCAGATCTGGGAGTGATAACGTCGAAGGTATCTCGGGAGAAGATCAAGACGCCGACGATAATAAACCTCCCAAGAAAAAACGTTACCACCGACACACTCCTCAGCAAATCCAAGAGCTCGAATC CATGTTCAAAGAGTGTCCACATCCAGACGAGAAGCAGCGACTTGAACTAAGCAAGAGACTTTGCTTGGAGACAAGACAAGTCAAGTTCTGGTTCCAGAATCGTCGCACTCAGATGAAG ACTCAATTAGAGCGGCACGAGAACGCATTGCTGAGACAAGAGAACGATAAGCTAAGAGCTGAGAACATGTCTATACGCGAGGCAATGAGGAACCCAACCTGCAACATATGCGGTGGACCAGCCATGCTCGGCGACGTCTCTATCGAAGAGCACCATCTCCGCATCGAAAACGCTCGCTTGAAAGACGAGCTCGACCGCGTCTTTAACCTCACCGGTAAATTCCTCGGCCACCACCACAATAATCACACCTCTTCTCTAGAGCTCGGCGTCGGTACCAATAACAACGGCGGAAATTTCGCTTTCCCTCCTGATTTCAACGGTGGCGGCGGTTGCTTACCGCCGCCACAGCAGGCGACGGTGATCAACGGGGTTGATCAGAGATCGGTTTTGTTGGAGCTGGCTTTAACGGCTATGGATGAGCTACTGAAGCTAGCTCAGAGTGATGAACCGTTGTGGGTTAAAAGCTTAGACGGAGAGAGAGATGAGCTTAACCATGAGGAGTACATGAGAACGTTTTCGTCTACGAAACCAAACGGTTTAGTTACTGAAGCTTCTAGAACGTCCGGTATGGTCATCATCAATAGCCTATCCCTCGTTGAGACGTTAATGGACTCG GACCGATGGACGGAGATGTTTCCGTGTATAGTCGCAAGATCCACAACCACCGACGTTATTTCCGGCGGAATGGCCGGAACAAGGAACGGTGCAATTCAGCTG ATGAATGCGGAGTTACAAGTTTTGTCTCCGTTGGTTCCGGTTCGCAACGTGAACTTCCTCCGGTTTTGCAAACAGCACGCGGAAGGCGTGTGGGCAGTGGTGGACGTTTCTATTGATACAGTCCGGGAAAACTCCGGTGGATCTACGGTTGTAATCAGACGATTACCATCAGGCTGTGTAGTGCAAGATATGTCTAATGGATACTCTAAG GTCACGTGGGTTGAGCATGCAGAATACGACGAGAACCAAATCCACCACTTGTACCGGCCATTGCTTCGGTCAGGTCTTGGTTTTGGCTCGCAAAGATGGGTCGCTACACTTCAGAGACAGTGCGAGTGTCTGGCCATCCTCATGTCCTCCTCCGTAACATCTCACGATGACACAT CTATATCGCCAGGTGGTCGGAAAAGCATGCTGAAGTTAGCTCAACGTATGACGATCAATTTCTGCTCGGGCATCTCTGCGCCCTCTGTCCACAGTTGGAGCAAGCTCACGGTCGGTAATGTCGATCCGGACGTTCGAATTATGACCCGTAAGAGTGTGGACGATCCGAGTGAGGCTCCGGGTATTGTTCTGAGTGCTGCCACGTCTGTTTGGCTTCCGGCTTCGCCACAACGTCTGTTTGACTTCTTGCGGAACGAACGGATGAGATGTGAATGGGATATTCTATCTAACGGTGGTCCCATGCAGGAGATGGCCCACATTGCCAAAGGTCAAGATCAAGGCAACTCCGTTTCTTTGCTACGCTCCAAC CCAATGAACGCGAATCAGAGCAGTATGTTAATTCTTCAAGAAACGTGCATTGACGCATCTGGAGCGCTGGTAGTGTACGCGCCTGTCGATATTCCAGCCATGCATGTTGTCATGAACGGCGGAGATTCATCCTACGTGGCTCTCCTTCCTTCTGGTTTCGCTGTTCTCCCTGACGGAGGCTTTGACGGTGTCTCAGGAGACGGTGAACAGCGACCGGTCGGTGGCGGATCACTCTTGACTGTGGCGTTTCAAATCCTTGTTAACAATCTGCCAACGGCAAAACTCACGGTCGAATCTGTGGAGACTGTCAATAGCCTAATATCATGCACCGTCCAGAAGATTCGAACCGCTCTTCAGTGCGAAAACTAA